In Alcaligenes faecalis, the sequence AACGTGCCCATGCTCCTGGAGCACAGAAAACTGGATGGGCGGCCCTTGAAAACCACAACGCTGGCCCAGCCAGCGCATGAAAAGACGCAGACCATCAGTCTGCGTCCAGTGCCTGCCAAACAGCCATCAGGCTTCTTTGATGAGTTTACCCAAGATGGCGATGCCTTCGCGAATTTTTTCCTCAGGCACGGTGGCAAAGCTCAGGCGCAAGGTATTGCGCTTGACGTCCTTGCCCGCGTAGAAGGGCTCGCCAGGCACAAAAGCCACCAGATTTTCAATCGCTTTTTGCAACAGGGCCGTGGCATCCACGTGCTCGGGCAAGGTCACCCAAATGAACATGCCGCCTTCAGGACGGGTCCATTGGGCTGTGTCCGGGAAGTTCTTGTCCATGGCGTCCAGCATGATGGCGCACTGTTTCTGGTAAATATCGCGCACTTTGGGCAGGTGCTGTTCCAGGAAACCGTTATGTACGGCTTCGTAAACCGCCATCTGCGTCAGTGTGGACGTATGCAAGTCCGTGGCCTGCTTGATCTGCACCAGTTTGTCGATGATCTTGGCAGGAGCCACGATGTAACCCAGGCGCAGGCCGGGAGCCAGCACCTTGGAGAAGGTGCCCAAACGGATCACGGTCGCACCTGCCTTGCGGCCCAGGGACAGCAGGCTAGGCAGACGCTCGCCGGCGTAACGCAATTCGCCGTAAGGATCGTCCTCGACGATAGGGATATGCGCGGCAGCACATCGCTCCACCAGATCCTGACGACGCTCCAAAGGCAGGCGCAGGCCGGTGGGGTTCTGGAAGTTGGGCAGTGCGTACAGCAGACGGGCACCCATGGCTTCAGGAGCCGACACGTACTCGGGGATCATGCCCTGGCCGTCGGTAGGAATAGCCACGAAAGAAGGATCGTACACGGACAGAGCCTGCAAAGCGCCCAGGTAAGTAGGCGACTCCACCAGCACCTTGCTGCCTTCGTCAATGAACAGCTTGCCCAGCATGTCCAGCGCTTGCTGCGAACCGTTCACCAGCAGAATTTCATCGGCGTCCACAGGGGCGCCTTCGGCGCTCATTTGCTCTGCCAGCCATTTGCGCAGGGGCAGATAACCTTCCGTGGTGGTGTATTGCAGTGCCACACGACCCTGCTCGCTCAGTACCTTATTGAACGCGCTTTGCATTTCCTCGACAGGAAAGCCGACTGGAGTGGGCAAACCGCCCGCAAAGGAAATAATCTCGGGACGCGCAGTGACCTTGAGAATTTCACGAATTGCGGAGCCACTCAGTTTCTGGGCACGTTGGGAAAAGGTAAAAGACTGCGAGAGGGTATCCATGATTCGGGGAAGTCCTGAAGAAGAACGATTAAATACTTCATATGCAAACTTTATAGCTTGCAATAAATAACGCAGGATGCCGAAAAAACCAGGCATCCTGCACCTTTGAATGAATTATGACTCGGGTTTATTAGCGTATACCTTGCCACCAAGCGGCTTGCAGCGCAAGTAGCCCAAGGGTTTGTGCTCGGGATTTACCCTGAAAAAACGGCCTGTCCTTCAAGACGATCGTCGTGCTTTGTCTATACTCAGCTATTGTATATACAATTAAAAATCCACCCGGAGCCATGCCACCATGAGCCAGCCCCACCCTGCCACTTTGCTTCGCCTGCTGAACATCAGCAGCCTGCTCGTGCAGCCCTGGAAAAACGGTGGCGGCACCACACGTGAAGTGCTGTGCCATCCCCAACATGCCGACTACGAGCACTTTGACTGGCGCATCAGCCTGGCCCAGGTCCAGACCTCCGGCGATTTCTCCCGCTTTCCCGGCATAGACCGACACATCATGTTGATCGAGGGCGACAACATGCAATTGATTCACAACGAGCACATCCATGTGCTGCATCCGTTCCAGCCCTACGCTTTCGCGGGCGAGGACAAGATGGCCTGTTTGTTACCACTAGGCCCGACACAGGATTTGAACCTGATGCTGCGCCGGGGCAGGGCCCAGGGCAGCTTGCAAGCATGGCAGGGACGGAACGACTCCATAAGCCTGGACGCTGGCACCCACTTTCTGTATGCGCCGCAAGGCGGCTATCAGCTCCAGACCGGCACACACAGCTGGACCCTGGACGCCGGGCAAGCCCTGATGGGCAGCACACCCGCCCCCTTGTCGCTGCTACTGCAAGCCGACCACGCTGATGCCCCGCTGGTCTACGCCTATATCGCTCCCACGGAATGAAATGATGAGCTACACACTTTGGACTGATTTACGCCTGGCCCCCAACGCCGACCCCGAACACGTCATCGAAGATGCCTGTCTGGTCGAACAAGCGGGCCGTATCGCCTGGATGGGCCCACGTCATGACCTGCCCGCGCAGTGGCAACACCCCACTTACGAACACAAGCTGGGAAATCGCTGGGTGACCCCCGGCCTGATCGACTGTCACACCCATCTTGTTTACGGCGACAACCGCGCCCAGGAATTTGCCCTGCGGCTGGCTGGGGCCTCCTATGAAGAAATCGCCCGCCAGGGTGGCGGCATTGTGTCCTCCGTCAAAGCGACCCGCTCCCTGAGCGAAGACGAACTACTGGCCCAAGCCCTGCGCCGTCTGGATGCCTTGCTGGACGAAGGCGTCACCGCGATTGAAATCAAATCCGGCTACGGCCTGAATCTGGATAGTGAGCGCAAAATGCTGCGCGTCGCCCGCCGTCTGGGCGAGCTGCGCCCGGTCACAGTGCGCAGCACCTTTTTAGGTGCCCATGCCCTGCCTCCCGAATTTGCCGGGCAAACCGATGCCTATCTGGATCTGGTCTGCGATGAAATGCTGCCCGCCCTGGCACAAGAAGGGCTGATCGACGCGGTTGACGTCTTTTGCGAGCGGATCGCCTTCGATCTGAAGCAGTCCGAGCGTGTCCTGAAAGCAGCCCAAGCGCTGGGCCTGCCCGTCAAAATGCACGCCGAGCAGTTATCCAATCTGGGCGGCACGGAAATGGCGACACGCTACCAGGCCCTGTCCACCGATCATCTGGAATATCTGGATGAAGCTGGTGTCATCGCCATGAAAAAAGCTGGAACCGTGGCTGTGCTGCTGCCCGGCGCCTACTACTTCCTGCGCGAAACCCAGTTGCCCCCGATTGAATTGCTGCGCAAACACGGCGTGCCTATGGCCCTGTCCACCGACAGCAACCCCGGCACCTCCCCCTGTGCTTCCCTGTTACTCATGCTGAACATGGGCAGCACACTCTTCAGGCTGACCGTTCCCGAAGCCCTGGCAGGCGTCACCCGCCATGCCGCCCAGGCACTGGGCGCCCCGGACATTAGCGGTGAACTCAGCATCGGGTCCCGCGCCGACTTTGTCGCCTGGGACATAGACTCCCTGCCCGAGCTGGTCTACTGGCTAGGCCTGCCGCGCTGCGCCCTGGTCGTGTACCAAGGCAGCATCAGCCGTGACCTGCGTAAGGAATCACCATGAGCATCCCCCGGCAATATGAAGCACTCTGGGCCCCGTGGGCCTATCTGGACGGCCAGTGGCAAGCCAATGTGCTGCTGCGCTGGGACCAGCACGGCACACTAACAGACGTTCTACCCGAAGCCAGCCAGCAGGATATAGACGCGGCAGGCTCCGTCCACACAGCTCAGGGTGCCGTACTGCCGGGCATGCCCAATCTGCACTCACACGCTTTTCAAAGTGCCATGGCCGGGCTGACCGAGTTTCGAGGCCAAGGCCAGGACAGCTTCTGGAGCTGGCGCGACCTGATGTACCGCTTCGCCGCCCGTCTGGAGCCCGAGCACATGCAGGCCATTGCCCAATGGCTCTATATACAGATGCTGAAAGCGGGCTACACCAGCGTGTGCGAGTTCCATTATCTGCACCACCAACGCGACGGCCAGAATTACGCCCCCATAGGCCTGCTGGCCCAAGGCGTCATGGAAGCGGCCAGCGCCAGCGGGCTGGCTATTACCATGCTGCCCGTGCTGTACCAGTACAGCGATTTCGGCAGCAAAGCGCCACGCCAGGATCAACAGCGCTTTTTGAACAGCCCTACACAGTTGCTGTACCTGCTGGAGTCCTTGCACGACAGCCATCCCTTGAATGCAGACCGGCGTTACGGTGTTGCGCCCCACTCTCTGCGCGCCGCCAATGTCGGTTCTATCAATACCCTGATCGACGGCCTGCACAGTCTGCCCTCGTGCCACCCGATTCACATCCACATTGCCGAGCAGATGGCCGAAGTGCTGGCCTGCCAGGACATCAAAGGCTGCAGCCCGGTGGCCTATCTATACGACAACTTCAATGTGGACGAACGCTGGTGCCTGGTCCACGCCACTCATATCGACGAACAGGAGCGCCACCAAATTGCCCGCAGCGGTGCAGTAGCAGGCTTGTGCCTGACCACCGAGGCGAATCTGGGCGATGGCCTGTTCCCCGCCGCCACCTTTCTGGCCGAGCAAGGACGTATGGGCATAGGCTCGGACAGCCATATCTGCGTGGACTGGCGCGCCGAGCTGCGCTTGCTGGAATATGGTCAACGATTGATCAACCAGCAACGCAATGTGCTGGCTTCGCCCCAACAGCCCTTTGTGGCGGACTACCTGTTTGAAACCTGTGCGGGCGGTGGTGCACAGGCATCCGGGCGAGCCAGTGGGCAGCTCAGCCCCGGCCATCAGGCAGATTTAATGGTGATTGATCTGGAACACCCCAGTCTGGCGGGGCTGGATAAGCAGCATTGGCTGTCGGCCCTGGTCTTTTCCGAACGCGCCCACGCCAACCCGATTCGTGATGTATTCGTCAGCGGAAAAGCCTGCATTAGGGACGGACATCACCCGCAGGAAGAAGCGGCCTTTGCCGCCTATCAAGAAACGCTGGGTAGTCTACTGAACAAGGCTTAGATACAAAAAATCAGATAATGGCCTGTAAGCCCTTGTCGGCAATGATGTTCAGCAACTTGAGCGCCGGGCCAGTAGGATGGGTTTCACCTTGCTCCCACTTGCGTATGGTCGATGCCGTGGTATGCAAATAAAGCGCAAATACCGGCTGGCTGAACTTCAAGCCTTCCCGCAGCCGCTTGATATCAACCGCATCAAACTCCCGAACTGGCGGCGGACAAATTGCGTCAAACTCGCGCATCGTCACCTTGCCGATCGCTCCTACCTCCTGGAGAGCCGCCAGGTCGCCGCGTAGCGATTCGATGATCTTGCTCACAATGCACCTCCAATAACACGTCAGCCTGCAATGCATTGAACAAGGCTTCCGGGGACAAGCCCAAAAACACCTTACCGACAAATTGCAGCGTTTTCTTCTCATCCTGCGTGATGTTCCCCTTGTCACTCTTGGAGAACCCATGCAGGAACACATAACGGCTACCTATTCGGGCCGAAAGCAAACTGCGATAGCCGCCGCTTTTGCCACCACCAGGACGAGCTACCCGCTTCTTGTATAAGGCGCCCCCCAAGTCCACATCGATCAGACCGCTTTCCATCTCCTGAACCGCCTTGCACAAGGCAATATCGGGCAGCTTCTCAGCCGCCTGCCATCGCGCAAAGTCTTTGCGCTTGAGAACGCGCGTCATATCGACCTCCAAACTATACCCGTATCGGGCATACTTATCAATCTCTCGTCGTGGAGCAGCCAATTCGCAACCCGCTCGCCCCATCCCACGCGGGCTTATCCTCCTTATGAACATAGCGCATACACATCGCCACAGCCATGTGACTTGTGAGCTTTATATCCATCTTGATTGGCACGCCTTAGCTAGCAATACAGGCCGTCATGAAACAAAAAAATCCCCGGCTTGGTGATCCAGGCCAGGGACAAATTCGTGGAGACAAAAACAATCAGCAGTACTTCATGAAAACTAGAACAGATCAGCCGCCGTCGCTGCCAGGCTCTCGTCCAGCACCAGGGCTTTCAGAGCCTCGATATCGGGAGCCAGATAACGGTCCTGATCGTAGAAAGGCACGGCCTGACGAATTGCATCCTGCACCTTCTTCAAGCGCTCGGACGTCAGTAAAGGGGCATGGAAATCAATGCCCTGTGCTGCGCACAGCAATTCAATCGCGATAATCGCAGCCGTGTTCTGTGCCATGTCTTCCAGCCTGCGCGCCGCAAAGGTTGCCATGCTGACGTGATCTTCCTGGTTCGCGGAAGTAGGCAGGCTATCCACACTGGCAGGATGTGCCAGCGACTTGTTTTCTGAAGCCAAAGCCGCCGCGGTCACATGGGCAATCATGAAGCCCGAGTTCAAGCCTGCGGATGGAACCAGAAACGGTGGCAAGCCGGAAATACTGGCGTCGATCAGCAAAGCCACACGGCGTTCTGCCAGGGCACCAATTTCAGCAATCGCCAGAGCCAAGCCATCAGCAGCAAACGCCACTGGCTCGGCGTGGAAGTTGCCGCCGGAAATTACCTGATCCGGCTCGCTGTTCTTGCCTGGGAACACCAGCGGGTTATCCGTGACGGCATTGGCTTCCGTCAGCAAGCTGCGTTCGTTCTGCGTGATCAGATCCTGAATCGCGCCCATCACCTGGGGCTGGCAACGCAAGCTGTAGGGATCCTGCACCTTGTTGTCATTGTCGCGGTGCGACTGACGAATCTGGCTGCCAGCCAGCAGTTCCCGATACAGGCGGGCTGCATAAATCTGCCCTGGCTGTCCACGCACCTCATGGATGCGCGCATCAAAAGGCGCATCACTGCCTTTGGCGGCGTCCACACTCAAGGCACCGGCCAGAATCGCATTGCGGAACAAGGTCTGGGTGCGGAACAAGCCATTCAAAGCCAGGGCCGTAGACACTTGCGTGCCATTGATCAGCGCCAGCCCTTCCTTGGCGGCCAGCACAATCGGGGTGATACCCGCCCTGGCCAAAGCCTGCTGGGCAGGCATCCATTCGCCTTGCCACTTGGCTTGCCCTTCACCGATCAGCGTCAGCGTCATGTGCGACAAGGGTGCCAAATCACCCGATGCGCCTACGGAACCTTTGGACGGAATGAAAGGCACCACGCCTGCATTCAGAATGTCCAGCAAGGTCGTGACCACATGCGAGCGTATGCCTGAAAAGCCACGCGCCAGACTGGCAATCTTCATAGCCATGATCAGCCGTGCCACCGCATCGGACACCGGCTCGCCCACCCCCACGGAGTGCGACAGGATCAGGTTCTTTTGCAGCTGTTCCAGATCGTGGTCGGGAATGCGTTGCTGGGCCAGCTTGCCAAAGCCGGTATTGATGCCATAAGCCGGATTACCTTCACGGATGATCTTGGCCACAATGGCCGAGGACGCATCCATGGCCCCGATCGCCTGTGGCGGCAGAGTCAGAACAGTCGGTTCCTGCCAGATTTGGCGCAGCTGTGCCAAAGTCAGTGCGCCGGGAGAAAGCTCGATACTCTTGCTCATTTATCTGTCCTGTTTTTCTTACTTGATCATGGGCAGTGTCAGCCCGAAATTCTTGGCCGTTTGAATCGCCAGCTCGTAGCCTGCATCCGCATGACGCATCACACCACTGGCGCAATCGTTAATCAAGACCCGCTCCAGACGGGCCGCCGCCTGCTCGCTACCGTCGGCCACAATCACCATGCCAGCGTGCTGGCTGTAGCCCATGCCCACCCCGCCCCCATGATGCAGCGAGACCCAGCTGGCCCCGCCTGCGGTATTCAGCAAAGCATTCAACAAAGGCCAGTCCGACACGGCATCCGTGCCATCACGCATGCTTTCGGTTTCGCGGTTGGGGCTGGCTACCGAGCCGGTATCCAGATGGTCGCGACCAATCACAATCGGCGCTTTCAGCTCGCCCTTGCGCACCATTTCGTTAAAAGCCAAACCGGCACGATGACGCTCGCCCAGACCCAGCCAGCAAATTCGTGAAGGCAGGCCCTGGAAAGCAATACGTTCCTGCGCCATGTCCAGCCAACGATGCACGTGCTGATTGTCGGGGAACAGCTCTTTGATCTTTTGATCGGTTTTGTAGATGTCTTCCGGGTCGCCTGACAAGGCCACCCAACGGAACGGGCCTTTGCCCTCGCAAAACAAGGGGCGAATATAGGCAGGTACAAAACCGGGGAAATCGAAGGCATTGGCCACGCCTTCATCAAACGCGACTTGGCGAATGTTATTGCCGTAGTCCACAACCGGAATACCCATTTTCTGGAAATCCAGCATGGCCTGTACATGAACGGCGCAGGACTTGGCAGCGGCTTGCTGAATACGGGCGTGTTGCGCCGGGTCTTTCTGCGCCGCCTGCCACTGCTCCACCGTCCAACCCGAAGGCAAATAGCCATTGAGCAGATCGTGGGCGGACGTCTGGTCCGTCACCAGATCAGGTTTCAAACCACCAGCTTGGGCACGTCGCACCAGTTCAGGCAGTACGTCGGCAGCGTTACCCAGCAAGCCAATCGACACAGCCTCCTTGGCGGCCGTGTGCTGGGCAATCAGTTCCAGCGCATGGTCCAGATCGCGCGCCTGCTTATCCAGATAACGGGTCTGCAAACGGAAGTCGATACTGCTTTGCTTGCATTCAATTGTCAGCGATACCGCCCCGGCAAAGCTGGCAGCCAAAGGCTGTGCGCCACCCATGCCACCCAGGCCAGCAGTCAGAATCCAGCGCCCAGCCAGCGAACCACCAAAATGCTGACGACCTGCTTCGGCAAAAGTCTCGTACGTGCCTTGCACAATGCCCTGGCTGCCAATGTAGATCCAGCTTCCCGCCGTCATCTGCCCATACATGAACAGACCGGCCTGATCCAGCTCGTGGAACTTCTCCCAGGTGGCCCATTTGGGCACCAGATTCGAGTTGGCCAGCAGCACGCGTGGTGCATCACTATGAGTACGGAATACACCCACCGGCTTGCCGGACTGAATCAGCAAAGTCTGGTCGTCCTCCAGCTGGCGCAGGCTGGCCAGAATCTGGTCATAGCACTCCCAGTTCCGCGCCGCACGCCCAATGCCGCCATACACCACCAGATGCTGGGGATTCTCGGCCACGGCCGGGTCCAGATTGTTCTGAATCATGCGGTACGCCGCTTCCGCCACCCAGTTCTTGCAACTGAGCTTTGTGCCCGTCGGGGCATGAATCTCCCGCGCAGGATCGAAACGGGGATCTTGGCTGGCCGCCGAAGTGTGATGATCAGGCATGGTGATGTCCTCCATCTGAGGTGTCTCTGGATACGCGTTGGTTCTATCTGGCAGGCTGTTTCCATACACGGAAGGCAGGTCCAAGCGCCGACAAAACAACGGTTTTCTTGTAAGCTCATGCCAATGTATAGTCATTTTCCCAAGTTGTCTATACATATAAAAGAGAGCCTTGCATAAGCCAGTGAATGTAAGCATGGCAAGGCATCACCCGCGGCCTGGTGCACGACCTCAGATCTGGCCTGCGCGAGACTCTTTTGCGTGAGAACACGTCCTACAGGAAAGCATAAAAATGGATGTCCCCCAGACGAGTCATTCGTCAACTGAACCAAGCATGCCTGCCTATCTGCAAATCAAGAATTTTGTGCTGGAAAAAATCCAGTCCGGCCAATGGCGTGAAGGTGATCTGATCCCCACCGAACTGGCTTTATGCGAGCAGTTTGGCGTGTCGCGCATGACGGTCAACCGCGCACTGCGGGAACTGACGAACGATGAGCTGCTGGTCCGCATCAAAGGCTCGGGCACCTATGTCGCACAGCCCAAATTCCAGTCCACCCTGATCGAGATACGCAGCATCGCGCAGGACATACGGGAGCGCGGCCACCAACACAGCTGTCAGGTGCTGAGCATGGAGCGGCTGCAGGCCAGCCCGGCTCAAGCGCGGCTGTATGGCATTGCACCGGGCGCGGCGCTGTTTCATTCCATTATTGTTCATGCTGAAAACGGCCTACCCATCCAGTACGAGGATCGTCTGGTGGATGCGCAAATGGCACCGGATTACATGGAGCAGGACTGGAGCCAGATCACGCCTAATGAGTATCTGGTGCGGGTTGCTCCCCTGCCGACCGGCTTTTACAGCATTGAAGTGCTGGTGCCGCCCACCGGAATCGCACAGGCCCTGCACATGCAAGAGCAACAGCCCTGTTTGGTGATGGACCGCCGCACTTTTTCCAGCGAGCAGTTCACTACTCATGCCAGACTCTGGCATCCCGGCGATCGCTACAAATTCACGGGACGGATGTAAACCGCTCCCTGGCAACTGATCCCCCATGCCCAATTCCCTGACTCACTATCTGCAGCTCTGGAATCTGAACGCGGATGGCCCCACCTTTACCAGCGGCAATGCGCACTTGCTGCCGGTGCAATGGCACGGCCAGGCCGCCATGCTGAAAGTCTCGACCTCTCCCGAAGAAATCCAGGGCTACGATCTGCTGGAGTGGTGGCAAGGCCAAGGGGCCGCCAAGGTACTGGCCCGCGCGAGCAATGCCCTGCTGATGGAGCGCGCCACAGGAACCCAAAGTCTGGTGGCGCTAAGCCATGCCGATCAGGATGAACAAGCCAGCCGAATTATTTGCGATGTCGTCGCCCAATTGCACCAGGCATCATCAAGGGCCGAGAACCCTCAAAACCCCCGTGCAGCTCCCGGCACACTGACCCCGCTACACGACTGGTTTCAGCCGCTTGAGCACGTTGATACCAGCCTGCACCCTCTCCTTTCCAGCGCTCGCCACACTGCACGGAAACTGCTTGCCCAAACACGCGACATCGTGTGTCTGCACGGCGATATTCATCATCACAATATTCTGGATTTTGGACCACGCGGCTGGCTGGCTATCGACCCCAAAGGCTTGATCGGGGAACGCGCTTTTGACTACGCCAATCTGTTCTGCAATCCGGATACTGAAACCGCCCTTGATGCTGATCGATTTCTGGCACGGGTGAACACCGTATCCCACTATGCCCAACTGGACCGGCAACGGCTCTTGCAATGGATTCTGGCTTGGTGCGGCCTGTCGGCCACCTGGCATTTTGAAGACGAAAGCGATCCGGCTACTGCACTGGGCATTGCAGCGCTGGCCGCACAGACCTTGTCCTGAAACCTTAAGCCCGCCCGCTCTCGACTTCTTCGCTCTTGCGATAGCGGGTCAAAGACAGCCCTGTGTGGCGCTTGAAATAACGGCACAGATAGGACGGATCCTCAAAATTCAGCTGATCGGCAATCTGCCCGATCGCCAGCTGGCTGTAGGAAAGCAGCGCCTTGATCTCCAGAACCACTTGCCTGTCGATCAAGGCCTTGGGGCTGTCGTTGAAAAACTCTTTGGTCAGCTGAGACAGATAAAACGGGGTGATGTTGAGCGCATCCGCATAACACTTCACCTCCCTATGCTCCCGACATTGCTGGCCAACCAGTTCCCAAAACCGCCAGCTGATCATTTCCTTGCGGCTGAACTGCTGGCTGCCCTGGTATTCAGGCGGAATCTGCTCGGCAATGCGCAGAAAGAAATTCTGCAGCTGATTGCGCAACATGATGTGCTGATACAGCGTGCGGGTCCGCACAATCTCGCGCAGTTGCACCAGCCAGGCCGCCAGCAAAGCTCGGTCCTTCTGCGGCGGCACACACAGCGGATTGTCGTGCAGGAACACAAACAAGGGATTAGGCAGCTGATACGCCACTTCCGAGGCCAGATTCTTGGGCATCAACAGGAAAAACACCTTGAAACCGCGCGAACGCCGTTTCAGCAGCGCAATCGTGTCTTCCGCCAGCACCAGCACATCATGGGGCCGTACGACCTGATCCTTGAAGTTCAGGCTGACCAGGGCGCGGCCTGACAGGCAGATCATCAAGGTCATATAGGCATGACCAAAAGACAAAGGCATTCCCACACCTTCCGCCAGCGTTGTCTCGCCTGTCAGCCAGCTGTCTTGGGCGCTGAATAATTGTGGGATCTGATGCATGGTGTTCGTCTTTCCTTTACGACCCGACAATCCGCAGGACTTGCTAAAAGTACCGAAACTGCCAAGGTACTGCTCTGTTCCCCCAAGCCGCCAGGTTCTATTCTGTTTTCTGCTTAATTGTGAGTAAAGAAAATGAAACTCCAAACAGAAAGACTTATTTTACGCCCCTGGCAGGACAGCGACGCCGAGGATTTGTACGAATACGCCAAAGACGAGCGAGTCGGCCCGATTGCAGGTTGGCCGGTTCATACCAGCGTTGAGGAAAGTGCCGAAATTATCCGCACAGTTTTCAATATGCCCGAAGTGTATGCCGTCGAGCACAAGGACAATGGCCGGGCTGTCGGTTGCATTGGCATCCTGATCGGCAAGAACAGCAACTTCGAGATCAGTGAAGAAGAAGGCGAAATTGCCTATTGGATTGGCGTCCCTTACTGGGGTCAGGGCTTGATCCCCGAGGCCGTGCGCGAAGTGATGCGACACGCTTTTGAAACGCTGAAGCTGAAGGCCCTGTGGTGCGGCTACTTTGCCAACAATGCCCAATCGCAGATTGCGCAAACCAAGTGTGGCTTTCGCCATCATCACACCGAAGAAAACAAGTACAACCAGTTCCTACAGGACTACCGGACTGAACACATCAGCCGCATTACCGCTCAGGAATGGCTGGCCTTGCCCAAACGACAGGCCTGAACACCTGTCGTAACCCACACCCACGCCGCCGCTCTGGGTGTAGAACGGCCCCCAAAACCTGGATACCTGTCCCAGGCGTTTGGGGGCCGTTCACCTTGGGCATCGCGTGCAGCGCACGCGGTGTCTTCTAGACCGTCTGCAAAGCGTGCTTGGGCTGTCGCAACAAGACAAAGAGCAGACCGGCAATCAAGGCCGCCAGGCCTGCCAGCGCATGCAGCACCGTCAAAAATGAAGCGGCATAACTGGCAGCCAATTGCGCTTCCAAACCAGGCAGCTGTTGCGCGGCCAACTGCAATTCACCCAAAGCCGCTCGACTGGCTGCTTCCAGAACCGCCGCTTGTGTAAACGCAGTGCTGTCCACACTCAGGTGATGCTGAATCAAGGTAGCCAGCAGCACGCTGACCACGGCAATGGCCACACCATCCGCAGAGATCCGCACCGTATTGAAGATACCCGTGGCCATTCCGACCCGATCCGGGCTGACCACACTGACCGCCATCCCGTCCATCAAACCCCAGGGCAAACCGATACCCACGCCGATCAGCAATAAAGGCAGATGCAGGGCTGGACCGCCACCTGCATCAAAGCCTTCCGCCAGAGTCCACAAACCCACGGCTACCAGAAGCAAACCCAGGCTGGACAAGGTGCCTGCCGATAGCCAGCGAGTTAGCAAGGCCGCCACAAAAGGCACGATCAACAAGGGCGCGGCCAACCAAACCATCATCTGCCCGGCCTGCAATGCGCCGTAACCATCAATCCCCATAAAGCGACCGGGCAACAACACAATCAGCACGATGAACAGGAATGCGGGGGCTGCGGCCAAAGCCTGCACACCCACAAAGCCGGGGTCACGAAAGAAACTCAAATCAATCATGGGCTGCGCAACGCGGCGCTCTATACAGACAAAGCCCACAAAGGCGACAACAGAGGCCAGCAGGGTGGACAGCACCCAGCTATCGGACCAGCCCCGCTCCGGGATCAGCAACATGCCATAGGTAAACAGGCCCAAAGCCAGCGTAAAGCT encodes:
- the hutU gene encoding urocanate hydratase; this encodes MEDITMPDHHTSAASQDPRFDPAREIHAPTGTKLSCKNWVAEAAYRMIQNNLDPAVAENPQHLVVYGGIGRAARNWECYDQILASLRQLEDDQTLLIQSGKPVGVFRTHSDAPRVLLANSNLVPKWATWEKFHELDQAGLFMYGQMTAGSWIYIGSQGIVQGTYETFAEAGRQHFGGSLAGRWILTAGLGGMGGAQPLAASFAGAVSLTIECKQSSIDFRLQTRYLDKQARDLDHALELIAQHTAAKEAVSIGLLGNAADVLPELVRRAQAGGLKPDLVTDQTSAHDLLNGYLPSGWTVEQWQAAQKDPAQHARIQQAAAKSCAVHVQAMLDFQKMGIPVVDYGNNIRQVAFDEGVANAFDFPGFVPAYIRPLFCEGKGPFRWVALSGDPEDIYKTDQKIKELFPDNQHVHRWLDMAQERIAFQGLPSRICWLGLGERHRAGLAFNEMVRKGELKAPIVIGRDHLDTGSVASPNRETESMRDGTDAVSDWPLLNALLNTAGGASWVSLHHGGGVGMGYSQHAGMVIVADGSEQAAARLERVLINDCASGVMRHADAGYELAIQTAKNFGLTLPMIK
- the hutC gene encoding histidine utilization repressor codes for the protein MPAYLQIKNFVLEKIQSGQWREGDLIPTELALCEQFGVSRMTVNRALRELTNDELLVRIKGSGTYVAQPKFQSTLIEIRSIAQDIRERGHQHSCQVLSMERLQASPAQARLYGIAPGAALFHSIIVHAENGLPIQYEDRLVDAQMAPDYMEQDWSQITPNEYLVRVAPLPTGFYSIEVLVPPTGIAQALHMQEQQPCLVMDRRTFSSEQFTTHARLWHPGDRYKFTGRM
- a CDS encoding aminoglycoside phosphotransferase family protein; translated protein: MPNSLTHYLQLWNLNADGPTFTSGNAHLLPVQWHGQAAMLKVSTSPEEIQGYDLLEWWQGQGAAKVLARASNALLMERATGTQSLVALSHADQDEQASRIICDVVAQLHQASSRAENPQNPRAAPGTLTPLHDWFQPLEHVDTSLHPLLSSARHTARKLLAQTRDIVCLHGDIHHHNILDFGPRGWLAIDPKGLIGERAFDYANLFCNPDTETALDADRFLARVNTVSHYAQLDRQRLLQWILAWCGLSATWHFEDESDPATALGIAALAAQTLS
- a CDS encoding helix-turn-helix domain-containing protein, producing the protein MHQIPQLFSAQDSWLTGETTLAEGVGMPLSFGHAYMTLMICLSGRALVSLNFKDQVVRPHDVLVLAEDTIALLKRRSRGFKVFFLLMPKNLASEVAYQLPNPLFVFLHDNPLCVPPQKDRALLAAWLVQLREIVRTRTLYQHIMLRNQLQNFFLRIAEQIPPEYQGSQQFSRKEMISWRFWELVGQQCREHREVKCYADALNITPFYLSQLTKEFFNDSPKALIDRQVVLEIKALLSYSQLAIGQIADQLNFEDPSYLCRYFKRHTGLSLTRYRKSEEVESGRA
- a CDS encoding GNAT family N-acetyltransferase encodes the protein MKLQTERLILRPWQDSDAEDLYEYAKDERVGPIAGWPVHTSVEESAEIIRTVFNMPEVYAVEHKDNGRAVGCIGILIGKNSNFEISEEEGEIAYWIGVPYWGQGLIPEAVREVMRHAFETLKLKALWCGYFANNAQSQIAQTKCGFRHHHTEENKYNQFLQDYRTEHISRITAQEWLALPKRQA
- a CDS encoding MFS transporter produces the protein MLSSSSSPAMRRLQLLSACLTALLIPLCFTGPAVVLSAISAELGGSAAQLSWIMNAYILSYGGAMMVSGSLTDIYGQRRIWLIGMLWFCAFTIAIPFMPSVFWIDILRMMQGLGGAAAFAAAMSSLAPLFEGRARARAFSLLGTSFGLGLSFGPWFFGWIVEALQWQGVFYATGAIGVVGLLLVLISTKPSQGGSQGALDWPGAISFTLALGLFTYGMLLIPERGWSDSWVLSTLLASVVAFVGFVCIERRVAQPMIDLSFFRDPGFVGVQALAAAPAFLFIVLIVLLPGRFMGIDGYGALQAGQMMVWLAAPLLIVPFVAALLTRWLSAGTLSSLGLLLVAVGLWTLAEGFDAGGGPALHLPLLLIGVGIGLPWGLMDGMAVSVVSPDRVGMATGIFNTVRISADGVAIAVVSVLLATLIQHHLSVDSTAFTQAAVLEAASRAALGELQLAAQQLPGLEAQLAASYAASFLTVLHALAGLAALIAGLLFVLLRQPKHALQTV